The window TTCAATTGTCAGCTTCGCTAATTGATAAATACACCACTAGGCATGATGCTGCTAGCGTAGAAAAGCACACTTCGAAGATCAAGAACTCCATCAACAATCTCACCACCATCTTAAATGATTTTCTTTCCCTTGAAAAATTGGAAGCTGGCAAGGTTGAGGCTTCAGCACAAGCGTTTAATATCATCAGTTTCGCTGAGGAAATAGCTGAGGAAATGCAGATGATGACCAAGCAAAACCAGCATATTATTTACGAACACACAGGAACTACGGCTGAGGTTGTAATGGATTCCAATCTGCTAAGAAACTGCATCATCAACCTCATTTCCAATTCCATCAAATATTCCGGAGAAGATACCTTGATACAGTTCAATACGATCCTAAAAAACGATGAGCTTATCTTAGAGGTAAGCGATAATGGGATCGGCATTCCCGAAGCTGATCAAAGCAATCTCTTCGAACCTTTTTTTAGGGCGCACAATACGGGCGATATTCCCGGAACTGGGCTTGGGCTGAATATTGTCAAACGCTATGTAGGCCTCATGAAAGGCTCGATAGCCTGTAGGAGCGAGCAGCATCAGGGAACAGTTTTCACGCTAACTTTTCAGCCCGGTGAATAGATTCACAAATCATCATCCATCCCTATGAACAAGAAGGTTTTAATTATTGAAGATAATGACGATATCCGTGAAGGTACCGCCGAAATACTGGATTTGGCTGGTTATCAAACGCTATTGGCGAAGGATGGAAAGCTCGGTGTAGCAATGGCATTGAAACATTTACCAGATATTATTCTGTGTGATATCATGATGCCTGAACTAGACGGGTATGGTGTACTCTATCTGTTAAATAAAAATCCAGAAACCGTCAATATTCCCTTCATTTTCATGACCGCCAAAACCGACCGTTCAGATATAAGAAAGGGAATGGAAATGGGCGCCGATGATTATCTGACCAAACCATTTGATGATCTTGAATTATTCAAGGCCATAGAAAGTAGGTTCAGGAAAAAAAAGCAGTCTTCGGGTTTTGGTTCAAAAAATGCTAACGATAGTGAGGCAGTGATGGAAGCGCTCCGTAAAAAGGGCAAATCAAGATCGATCGGTCATAAACAGATTATTTATGTGGAGGGTGATGAGCCCATCTATCTATTTTATGTGATAAAAGGACAGGTAAAAACCTACAAGCGTTTTAAGGATGGGCGTGAATTCTCCTTTAACCTACATTATGATGGTGATTTTTTTGGCTATGAGAGTTTATGTAATGGGGAAGCTTATTCGGACAATGCCGCCACCTTGATTGAATCTGAGATTATCCAGATTCCAAAATCTGATTTTATTGAATATTTGCTGAATCACCAGGCGGTTTCCAGGGAGTTTATTGCTCTATTATCTGGAGATGTACGCGTTAAGGAAGCGCAAATGCTTCATTTGGCTTATTCATCAGTCAGAAAGCGCGTTGCCGAAGCGATTTTACAGGTTGCAGCCAAACTCAGTCATCAGGCATCATATAGTTGTACTATTCGGATTTCAAGGGATGATCTTGCCGCACTGGTGGGTACGGCAAGCGAAACGGTGAGTAGAATGCTCGCCGATTTCAAGGATGAAAAACTGATTGATAAAACCGGCAATGCCATCAATATTCTTTCGATTGAGAAGCTCAAGAATATCAGGCAGTAAGCTAAAAGCCCATTACCTCCATATAAGCGAATTCACTACTCTAGCGCGATCGCAATCGCTAGATTTCCTGATCCCCGTCAACACGACCATCAGCAGAGATGAGTGAGCTACTCATATGTAGTTGAATAGAAAATTAGCGCGTAAGATCCAAAATATAACCAGAATCATTTTTTAGCCTAATCGTCCTCATCTAACGCGTCATTCCAGTGCCTTAGTTTTGTATATTATAAATTCTGTATATGAAAGTTATAGCTTACAACATAAGGCCCGAAGAAAAGGAATGGTTGGTCCTTGCCAATTATAAAAAACACGACATTACCATTATTGCCAATAGCTTAACGAGCGATACGCTTTCGTTTGCGGTTGGCAAGGAGGCGTTATTGGTATTCAACAATGATTACCTAAACGAGGCTATGATCCAAGGACTTAAGGCCCTAGGTATAAAATACATCGCAACTTCATCCTTTGCAACTGACCATCTTGATTTAACGGCGGCGGGTTTTGCAGGGATAAAGGTTGCGAACGTTCTCTTGGAAACTGGTAGTAAGGATCCCAAACTTCGGATGGAACAGGTAATCAAAAACCTGGATCAGTGGGCTGCAGGTAAATGCGTGGGTAAGGCATGTTGTTGCCAAAATGATTGCGCAACTATTAAAGCATTAAAATAATGGAAACTGCATTACTGCTTAAAAAGTACAATGTTGCTGTGCCACGTTACACCAGTTACCCAACAGTTCCTTATTGGGATAATGAAAATTTTAATGTAAACGAGTGGCAAAAAACTGTAGCTAAAACATATTCAGATTACAAAAGCGAGGGCATAAGCTTATATATCCATCTTCCTTTTTGCGAAAGCCTTTGTACATATTGTGGTTGCAATACCCGAATAACCAAAAACCATTTGGTAGAGCAACCTTATATAGATGCCTTGCTTAAGGAATGGGAAATGTATGTTGCTATTCTAGGCGAAATTCCTAAAATTAAAGAATTCCATCTCGGAGGCGGAACACCTACATTCTTCAGTGCAGAAAATCTGGAAGTGTTGATCAGTGTGATTTTGCAAAATGCTGAGCTGGCTAAAGATGCTGAATTTTCTTTTGAAGCGCATCCAGCGAATACAACATCAGGACATTTGAAGATTTTGAACAATCTTGGTTTTACCAGATTAAGTTTAGGAATTCAGGACTTTAATCCGAAGGTTCAGTCTTTAATCAACCGTTTTCAAACTCCGGAACAAGTGGGTCATGTATGCGCCAAAGCCCGAGAAATAGGTTATACTTCTATCAACTTCGATATAATTTATGGTCTGCCTGGACAAACGCTTTATGGTTTAAGTGAAACCATAAAAGAAGCGATCTCAATGAAACCCGATCGGATTGCCTTTTACAGCTATGCGCATGTACCGTGGTTAAAACCTGGACAGAGAAATTACACCGAGAAAGATATTCCAGTAGGTGATGAGAAGTTTGCGCTTTATCAGTTGGGCAGGGGCTTACTTGCCGAGGCAGGTTACCAGGATGTTGGAATGGATCATTTTGCGTTACAGGGCGATTCTCTATTTAAGGCCATGAGGGAACAAAAGCTTCACCGCAATTTTATGGGTTACACCAATCAGCATACGCATTTGCTAATTGGTTTGGGGGTTTCATCTATTAGCGATGGATGGACTGCTTTTGCCCAGAACCCGAAGACGGTCGAGGGATATCTAGAGAAAATACAGCAGGGAATTCTTTCTGTGGAAAAAGGTCATCTACTAAGCGATGCGGACTTAGAGATCAGAAGGCATATCCTGAATATCATGTGCCGAGAATATACCATTTACAGAAATGGGATTCCCGAATCCGTGTATGGTAGATTGCTGCCCCTTTTAAAGGATAAACTCATATGGGTAACTGAAAAGGAAATCAAAATTACCTCTAAGGGAAGGCCATTTTTGAGAAACATCTGCATGGCATTCGATGAAAAATTGTGGCTTAAGCAACCAAAAGCTCAACTTTTCAGTTCATCAATTTAAATTATTTAATATGGAAGATCAGAATAAAAACATGATAAAAGCTGTTTGCTATCACTGTGGAGAAGATCTGCCCAAAGTTAAATACCAGATAGATGATAAAGAATTTTGCTGTGCAGGTTGCTTGGGCGTTTTTAAAATTCTTTCGGATAATAATCTATGCAACTATTATGTTTACAATAATAATCCTGGTCAGCAACTTAAAAGTGAAAGCCATTTAGAATATCTGGATGAACCCAAAATTATTACCCAATTACTTGATTATCGGCATGAAAGTTCGAGCATCATTACTTTTTACATTCCAGCAATTCATTGCAGTTCCTGCATTTGGTTGTTAGAACATCTCTATAAAATCGATCCGGCTATTTTCAGTTCGAGGATAGATTTTCTCAAAAGACAGGTTACCATTAATTTCAATCATGAGGGAATCTCGCTACGGAAACTGGTAGAAACGCTTAATCATATTGGTTACGAACCCTTGATCAGTTTACAGGATGTTGTAAAAGAACATAAAAATTCTGTAGATAAAGCATTGGTTTTAAAAATTGCAGTGGCCGGATTTTGCATGGGCAACGTAATGCTTTTTAGCTTTCCTGAATATTTTGGCCTCTCTAGTTTTGAGAAGCAATTTCAGTCACTTTTTGGCTGGTTAAATTTAGCTTTTAGTATTCCCGTAGCCTTTTATTGTGGTAGGGATTACTCCACTTCAGCAATCACAAGCATTAAACATAAACACATCAATCTGGATACGCCATTAGCCCTGATTATTGCTGTACTTTTTTTACGAACGGCATTTGAAGTTATTTTTAGCTTAGGACCAGGCTTTGCCGATACCTTAACGGGATTGGTTTTTTTGCTTCTGATGGGTAAGTATTTAAAGCAACGAACTTATCATCACATTTCCTTTAATCGAGATTACCGTTCATATTTTCCGATTGCGGTAACCACACTGCTAAATGGTAAGGAAAAACCTGTTTCCATCAATGAAATAAATGTGGGTGATCGATTGTGGATTCGAAATGGTGAATTGGTCCCTGCAGATTCTATTTTAATGAAAGGTGATGCGTGGATGGATATGAGCTTTGTTACAGGAGAATCTCAGCCTGTACACAAAGTTCTGGGTGAAATTATTTATGCCGGTGGCAGACAAACAAGCGAAGCTATTGAGTTGGAGGTAATCAAACCGGTTTCTCAAAGTTATCTAACCGAATTGTGGAACAAAGACAATTATAAAAACAATAGCGATAGGCAAAATTTTAACGATAGTGTAGCTAAATATTTTAGCATTGGCGTTTTTATAATCGCTTTTTCGGCAACAGCGTATTGGTTGTTCAAAAACGATAGCCATAAGGCTTGGTCGGCATTTACGGCTGTAATTATCGTGGCCTGTCCCTGCGTGTTGGCTTTAAGTACACCATTTACTTTGTCAGCCATTCTATCCGTGATGGACAAGAAAGGGTTTTATGTAAAAAATACAGATGCGGTTGAAGAATTGGCCAAATGTGATACCATCATTTTCGATAAAACTGGAACGCTAACGAGTAGCGAAAATGCTGAAATTCGGTTTAGCGGGGCATTAAATCAAGATGAAAGTATCATTGTTGCTTCCTTATTGCGCAACTCTACACACCCACTGAGCAGACATATATTAAAAGCACTGAACGTTGATCAATATTATTCCCTTACGGATTACCAAGAGGTAATCGGGAAAGGCTTAACGGCTGTAATCAGCAACCACAACATTTACGCAGGGCATTTGTCTATGCTTCCGATTGGAATCCAAGCAGATAGCGAAACTGGCGTTCATATCGTAATCGATCGATCTTACAAAGGTTATTTTGAAATTAAACATCAATGGAGATTGGGTTTAGCTCAACTTATTTTAAAACTTCAAAAATTTAGCTTACAGGTTTTATCTGGCGATACGGATAAAGATTTCTGGATGCTTCAAACCATTTTTTCCAACTCCACAATAATCAGGTTTAAGCAAAGCCCACATCAAAAACTAAACAGCATTTTGGAACTTCAACAGGGTGGAAACAAGGTAATAATGCTTGGTGATGGATTAAATGATGCAGGGGCTTTAAAGCAAAGCGATTTTGGGATCGCCATTACCGATAACATCAACAATTTTACACCAGGTTGCGATGCTATTCTGAAAGGCAGTTCGCTTAATTTTTTACCAGACTTCATTCAGCTAAGTAAAGATGGAATGAAAATTATAAAAGTCAGCTTTGCCATTGCGATAGCTTACAACTGTATTGGGATTTATTCTGCTGTACAGGGAACACTTTATCCGCTGGTTGCGGCGATATTGATGCCCGTCAGTACCATAACAATTATCTCATTTACAACATTGGCAACCAGATGGTATGCCCGAAAAAATAAGCTGATATGAACATTCTTTACTTTTTAGTGGGTTGTAGCGTTTTAATGGCCCTCATTTTTCTTGGTGCGTTTGTATGGGCTTATAAAACGGGTCAGAATGATGATACCCATACTCCAGGCATTAGAATACTTTTTGATGATGATATAGTTGGAGAAAAAAGTGAAGAAGATCACTTTTCCAGTTAACCTGCGTCATCCTTTACCTGCTTGGATCAATATACCTTTGATGTATAAACCAAACAAAACCTCTTTTCTATTATGCAGCTGGAAAAATTTACCTACGATAACAAGATTGTCCGAAACTTTGGGATTGCCACACTGGTTTGGGGCATTATCGGCATGACCGTCGGTCTGCTCGCTGCCATGCAATTGTTCAGGCCAGCCATGAATCTGGGCAATCAGTACACCACCTTCGGGAGGATTAGACCTTTACACACCAATGCGGTAATTTTTGCCTTTGTGGGTAATGCCATTTTTATGGGCGTGTATTATTCGCTCCAGCGCTTGCTAAAAGCGAGGATGTTTAGCGATGTATTGAGCAAAATCCACTTTTGGGGCTGGCAGCTTATCATTGTTTCGGCCGTAATTACACTGCCTTTGGGTTTTACCACCTCACACGAATATGCAGAGCTCGAATGGCCGATTGATATCGCCATCACGATAATCTGGGTGGTATTCGGCGTTAATATGTTCGGTACAATTATTAAAAGAAGAGAGCGACATTTATATGTAGCCATTTGGTTTTACATTGCCACTTTTGTAACCATCGCAGTTTTGCATATTGTAAACTCCTTTGAGCTTCCAATATCTTTCATGAAAAGCTACTACGTATATGCCGGGGTTCAGGATGCGTTGGTCCAATGGTGGTATGGACATAATGCGGTAGCCTTTTTCTTAACCACGCCTTATTTGGGAATGATGTATTACTTCTTGCCAAAAATGGCAGGCAGACCCGTTTACTCTTACAGATTAAGTATTCTTCACTTTTGGTCGCTCATTTTTATTTACATCTGGGCCGGCCCCCATCACTTATTATACACCTCCTTACCGGGCTGGGCACAATCATTAGGTGTCGCATTCTCCATTATGTTGATTGCACCAAGTTGGGGCGGGATGATTAACGGTTTGTTAACCCTGCGTGGTGCTTGGGATAAGGTTAGAGAGGATGTGACCCTTAAATTTATGGTGGTTGCATTAACTGCTTATGGAATGGCGACTTTCGAGGGGCCATTATTATCGCTTAAACAAATTAATGGAGTTGCACACTTTACCGATTGGATTGTAGCACACGTACACGTTGGTGCATTGGGCTGGAATGGTTTCTTAACGTTTGGGGTGTTATACTGGTTAATTCCACGTATTTATAAGACAGGACTGTACTCAAAAAAATTAGCTGGTTTTCATTTTTGGATTGGCACTTTGGGAATCTTGTTCTATGCCGTACCGATGTATTGGGCAGGATTTACCCAAGGTTTAATGTGGAAAGAATTTACCCCTGAAGGTTTGTTGAAATATCCAAATTTCCTGGCAACCACCTTGCAGATTATTCCAATGCATGTTCTACGTTCCATTGGTGGAGCACTTTATTTAACAGGCGTTATTGCCATGACTTACAACTTGGCGAAAACGATGTTAAGCTCCAAGTTAGTTGCAAATGAGCCTGCAGAAGCCATGCCTTTAAGCAAAATTATTGTGGATAGTTCTCCTGCTGATAAAGCTTGGCATCGGGTTCTAGAAAGAAAACCAATGAAGTTTATGGTGCTTTCATTAATCATAATCTTAATTGGTGGGATGGTCGAAATGATGCCGACTTTTACAATCCAGTCCAATATTCCAACCATTGCAAGCGTAAAACCTTATACGGCTTTAGAACTACAAGGAAGAGATCTATACATTAGGGAGGGCTGTGTAAACTGCCACTCGCAAACTGTTCGTCCGTTCCGTTCAGAGACTGAACGCTATGGCGAATATAGTAAGGCTGGTGAATTTGTTTATGATCATCCTTTTTTATGGGGAAGTAAACGTACCGGACCAGATTTACATCGGATTGGCGGGAAATATTCTGATGCCTGGCATTACAATCACTTAATGGACCCTACTTCCATGTCGCCGGGAAGTATAATGCCTTCCTACCCTTGGCTCGTGGAGCAGAAATTGGATACCACAACCACGGCAAGCAAAATTAGGGCGATGCAAACTCTAGGCGTTCCTTATGAAAAGGATTATGATCAGCAAGCCAATGGTGACCTAAAAATTCAGGCGGAAAAAATAGCTTTGGATCTCAAACAGAACAACATCAAGGTTAAAAGCGACAGAGAAATTGTGGCTATCGTCGCTTATCTGCAACGTTTGGGCACCGACATAAAGGCCAATAAAGAAACTATTCCTTCAAATCAATAAATTATATGTTCAATCAGATAAAAGATTTAGCTGGAGGTGAAATTTACCTAATCACTTCTTTACTCATGTTCATGGTCTTCTTTGTAATAGTTGGTTTATACCTATTTAAATTAAACAAAAGGCATATCGAAGTGATGAGCGCACTTCCTATTCACGAAAATAATCCTCAAGAAAATGAAGAAGATTAATCTGGCTGTTTTATTTCTTTTTTTATCGATCACAGCTTTTGCTGCTAATGAAAAAGTTCCAGCTGTAGTAATTTCCGCTGAGCCAAGCCTGGGACTTAGTCAGTCGGAA is drawn from Pedobacter mucosus and contains these coding sequences:
- a CDS encoding lactate dehydrogenase, encoding MKVIAYNIRPEEKEWLVLANYKKHDITIIANSLTSDTLSFAVGKEALLVFNNDYLNEAMIQGLKALGIKYIATSSFATDHLDLTAAGFAGIKVANVLLETGSKDPKLRMEQVIKNLDQWAAGKCVGKACCCQNDCATIKALK
- the ccoS gene encoding cbb3-type cytochrome oxidase assembly protein CcoS → MNILYFLVGCSVLMALIFLGAFVWAYKTGQNDDTHTPGIRILFDDDIVGEKSEEDHFSS
- a CDS encoding PAS domain-containing sensor histidine kinase — translated: MDRSKFLDAIIENAIDGIITIDDKGIIEHLNPAALDLFGYSRAELVGANISVLMPEPDHSRHDSYLSKYEHSGQKNIIGIGREVSGKRRDGTIFPFRLGVSEIKFSDRKIYTGFIHDLSKEKASEEQIKSYTEKLEVKIRERTQDLVKLVSELEMAKENMRALFQKEKELNQLKTRFVSMASHEFRTPLSSIQLSASLIDKYTTRHDAASVEKHTSKIKNSINNLTTILNDFLSLEKLEAGKVEASAQAFNIISFAEEIAEEMQMMTKQNQHIIYEHTGTTAEVVMDSNLLRNCIINLISNSIKYSGEDTLIQFNTILKNDELILEVSDNGIGIPEADQSNLFEPFFRAHNTGDIPGTGLGLNIVKRYVGLMKGSIACRSEQHQGTVFTLTFQPGE
- a CDS encoding response regulator, translated to MNKKVLIIEDNDDIREGTAEILDLAGYQTLLAKDGKLGVAMALKHLPDIILCDIMMPELDGYGVLYLLNKNPETVNIPFIFMTAKTDRSDIRKGMEMGADDYLTKPFDDLELFKAIESRFRKKKQSSGFGSKNANDSEAVMEALRKKGKSRSIGHKQIIYVEGDEPIYLFYVIKGQVKTYKRFKDGREFSFNLHYDGDFFGYESLCNGEAYSDNAATLIESEIIQIPKSDFIEYLLNHQAVSREFIALLSGDVRVKEAQMLHLAYSSVRKRVAEAILQVAAKLSHQASYSCTIRISRDDLAALVGTASETVSRMLADFKDEKLIDKTGNAINILSIEKLKNIRQ
- the hemN gene encoding oxygen-independent coproporphyrinogen III oxidase; this translates as METALLLKKYNVAVPRYTSYPTVPYWDNENFNVNEWQKTVAKTYSDYKSEGISLYIHLPFCESLCTYCGCNTRITKNHLVEQPYIDALLKEWEMYVAILGEIPKIKEFHLGGGTPTFFSAENLEVLISVILQNAELAKDAEFSFEAHPANTTSGHLKILNNLGFTRLSLGIQDFNPKVQSLINRFQTPEQVGHVCAKAREIGYTSINFDIIYGLPGQTLYGLSETIKEAISMKPDRIAFYSYAHVPWLKPGQRNYTEKDIPVGDEKFALYQLGRGLLAEAGYQDVGMDHFALQGDSLFKAMREQKLHRNFMGYTNQHTHLLIGLGVSSISDGWTAFAQNPKTVEGYLEKIQQGILSVEKGHLLSDADLEIRRHILNIMCREYTIYRNGIPESVYGRLLPLLKDKLIWVTEKEIKITSKGRPFLRNICMAFDEKLWLKQPKAQLFSSSI
- a CDS encoding heavy metal translocating P-type ATPase; amino-acid sequence: MEDQNKNMIKAVCYHCGEDLPKVKYQIDDKEFCCAGCLGVFKILSDNNLCNYYVYNNNPGQQLKSESHLEYLDEPKIITQLLDYRHESSSIITFYIPAIHCSSCIWLLEHLYKIDPAIFSSRIDFLKRQVTINFNHEGISLRKLVETLNHIGYEPLISLQDVVKEHKNSVDKALVLKIAVAGFCMGNVMLFSFPEYFGLSSFEKQFQSLFGWLNLAFSIPVAFYCGRDYSTSAITSIKHKHINLDTPLALIIAVLFLRTAFEVIFSLGPGFADTLTGLVFLLLMGKYLKQRTYHHISFNRDYRSYFPIAVTTLLNGKEKPVSINEINVGDRLWIRNGELVPADSILMKGDAWMDMSFVTGESQPVHKVLGEIIYAGGRQTSEAIELEVIKPVSQSYLTELWNKDNYKNNSDRQNFNDSVAKYFSIGVFIIAFSATAYWLFKNDSHKAWSAFTAVIIVACPCVLALSTPFTLSAILSVMDKKGFYVKNTDAVEELAKCDTIIFDKTGTLTSSENAEIRFSGALNQDESIIVASLLRNSTHPLSRHILKALNVDQYYSLTDYQEVIGKGLTAVISNHNIYAGHLSMLPIGIQADSETGVHIVIDRSYKGYFEIKHQWRLGLAQLILKLQKFSLQVLSGDTDKDFWMLQTIFSNSTIIRFKQSPHQKLNSILELQQGGNKVIMLGDGLNDAGALKQSDFGIAITDNINNFTPGCDAILKGSSLNFLPDFIQLSKDGMKIIKVSFAIAIAYNCIGIYSAVQGTLYPLVAAILMPVSTITIISFTTLATRWYARKNKLI
- the ccoN gene encoding cytochrome-c oxidase, cbb3-type subunit I — encoded protein: MQLEKFTYDNKIVRNFGIATLVWGIIGMTVGLLAAMQLFRPAMNLGNQYTTFGRIRPLHTNAVIFAFVGNAIFMGVYYSLQRLLKARMFSDVLSKIHFWGWQLIIVSAVITLPLGFTTSHEYAELEWPIDIAITIIWVVFGVNMFGTIIKRRERHLYVAIWFYIATFVTIAVLHIVNSFELPISFMKSYYVYAGVQDALVQWWYGHNAVAFFLTTPYLGMMYYFLPKMAGRPVYSYRLSILHFWSLIFIYIWAGPHHLLYTSLPGWAQSLGVAFSIMLIAPSWGGMINGLLTLRGAWDKVREDVTLKFMVVALTAYGMATFEGPLLSLKQINGVAHFTDWIVAHVHVGALGWNGFLTFGVLYWLIPRIYKTGLYSKKLAGFHFWIGTLGILFYAVPMYWAGFTQGLMWKEFTPEGLLKYPNFLATTLQIIPMHVLRSIGGALYLTGVIAMTYNLAKTMLSSKLVANEPAEAMPLSKIIVDSSPADKAWHRVLERKPMKFMVLSLIIILIGGMVEMMPTFTIQSNIPTIASVKPYTALELQGRDLYIREGCVNCHSQTVRPFRSETERYGEYSKAGEFVYDHPFLWGSKRTGPDLHRIGGKYSDAWHYNHLMDPTSMSPGSIMPSYPWLVEQKLDTTTTASKIRAMQTLGVPYEKDYDQQANGDLKIQAEKIALDLKQNNIKVKSDREIVAIVAYLQRLGTDIKANKETIPSNQ